In the genome of Dickeya fangzhongdai, one region contains:
- the hmpA gene encoding NO-inducible flavohemoprotein — protein MLDQQTIATIKSTIPLLAETGPALTAHFYQRMFRHNPELKDIFNMSNQRNGDQREALFNAICAYATHIENLPALLPAVERIAQKHASFNIRPEQYQIVGAHLLATLEEMFQPGQAVLDAWGKAYGVLADVFIQRESDIYQHSAGQHGGWHGTRPFRIVAKQPQSSLITSFTLEPVDGGPVAAFRPGQYLAVYIRDKRFEYQEIRQYSLTNEPNGRYYRIAVKRETMGSVSGYLHDVAREGDVIELAAPHGDFYLEVAPKTPVALISAGVGQTPMLSMLHSLKNQQHQADIFWLHAAENTEVHAFADEVAGIAATLPQLQSYVWYREASSQAAPPAQVFHGLMALNDLPEPLPVTNLHCYLCGPVAFMQFAARQLLELGITESQIHYECFGPHKVI, from the coding sequence ATGCTGGATCAACAAACCATCGCCACCATCAAATCCACCATTCCCCTGCTGGCCGAAACCGGCCCGGCGCTGACCGCTCACTTTTATCAGCGGATGTTCCGCCATAATCCGGAACTGAAAGATATCTTCAATATGAGTAATCAGCGCAATGGCGATCAGCGTGAAGCTCTGTTTAATGCCATTTGCGCCTACGCGACACATATCGAAAACCTACCGGCGCTGTTGCCTGCGGTAGAGCGCATCGCCCAAAAGCATGCCAGCTTCAATATCCGGCCGGAACAGTACCAGATAGTGGGCGCTCACTTGTTGGCAACGCTGGAAGAAATGTTCCAGCCCGGTCAGGCGGTGCTGGATGCCTGGGGCAAGGCCTACGGCGTGCTGGCGGATGTGTTTATTCAGCGGGAAAGCGACATTTATCAGCACAGCGCCGGACAACACGGCGGCTGGCATGGCACACGACCGTTTCGTATCGTGGCGAAACAGCCGCAGAGCAGCCTGATCACCAGCTTTACGCTGGAACCGGTGGATGGCGGCCCGGTCGCCGCATTCCGTCCCGGTCAGTATCTGGCGGTATACATCCGCGATAAACGTTTTGAATATCAGGAGATTCGTCAGTACTCACTAACGAATGAACCCAACGGGCGCTATTACCGTATTGCGGTCAAGCGGGAAACGATGGGCAGCGTATCGGGCTATTTGCACGATGTCGCCCGTGAAGGCGATGTGATTGAGCTGGCGGCCCCGCACGGCGATTTCTATCTTGAGGTCGCGCCAAAGACGCCGGTGGCGCTGATTTCCGCCGGTGTCGGTCAAACGCCGATGCTCAGCATGTTGCATAGTCTGAAAAATCAGCAGCATCAGGCGGATATCTTCTGGTTGCACGCGGCTGAAAATACAGAGGTACATGCCTTTGCCGATGAAGTCGCCGGCATTGCCGCGACGCTGCCGCAGTTGCAATCCTATGTCTGGTATCGGGAAGCATCATCGCAAGCAGCACCTCCCGCGCAGGTTTTTCACGGACTGATGGCGCTGAATGATCTTCCGGAACCACTGCCGGTGACAAACCTGCACTGTTATTTATGCGGCCCGGTCGCCTTTATGCAATTTGCCGCCCGGCAGTTGCTGGAATTGGGGATTACCGAATCGCAGATTCATTACGAATGCTTTGGTCCGCACAAGGTGATATAA
- the glyA gene encoding serine hydroxymethyltransferase, with protein sequence MLKREMNIADYDAELWQAMQQEVVRQEEHIELIASENYTSPRVMQAQGSQLTNKYAEGYPGKRYYGGCEYVDVVEQLAIDRAKELFGADYANVQPHSGSQANFAVYTALLQPGDTILGMNLAHGGHLTHGSPVNLSGKLYKVVPYGIDDSGKINYDEMAELARTHQPKMIVGGFSAYSGIVDWAKMREIADSIGAYLFVDMAHVAGLVAAGVYPNPVPHAHIVTTTTHKTLAGPRGGLILAKGGDEDLYKKLNSAVFPGGQGGPLMHVIAGKAVALKEAMEPEFKTYQQQVAKNAKAMVEVFLSRGFNVVSGGTDNHLFLLDLVSKNLTGKDADAALGRANITVNKNSVPNDPKSPFVTSGIRIGTPAATRRGFKEAEVRELAGWICDVLDNISDEAVIERVKQKVLDICARFPVYA encoded by the coding sequence ATGTTAAAGCGTGAAATGAACATTGCCGATTACGATGCCGAGCTATGGCAAGCAATGCAGCAAGAAGTGGTGCGTCAGGAAGAGCACATTGAACTGATTGCGTCAGAAAACTATACCAGTCCACGCGTCATGCAGGCCCAGGGGTCTCAGCTGACCAATAAATACGCCGAAGGGTATCCGGGCAAACGCTACTACGGCGGTTGCGAATACGTTGACGTGGTTGAACAACTGGCGATCGACCGCGCCAAGGAACTGTTTGGCGCCGACTACGCCAACGTACAGCCGCACTCCGGCTCTCAGGCTAACTTCGCTGTCTACACCGCGCTGCTGCAGCCGGGCGACACCATTCTGGGCATGAACCTGGCGCACGGCGGCCACCTGACTCACGGTTCACCGGTCAACCTGTCCGGTAAACTGTATAAGGTCGTGCCTTACGGTATCGATGACAGCGGCAAGATCAACTATGACGAAATGGCCGAGCTGGCCCGCACTCACCAGCCGAAAATGATCGTGGGCGGCTTCTCCGCGTATTCCGGCATCGTTGACTGGGCGAAAATGCGTGAAATCGCCGACAGCATCGGCGCTTATCTGTTCGTCGACATGGCGCACGTCGCTGGTCTGGTCGCCGCGGGCGTTTATCCGAACCCGGTTCCGCACGCTCACATCGTGACCACCACCACCCACAAAACCCTGGCGGGTCCGCGCGGCGGCCTGATCCTGGCTAAAGGCGGCGACGAAGATCTGTACAAGAAACTGAACTCCGCCGTATTCCCGGGCGGCCAGGGCGGCCCGTTGATGCACGTCATCGCCGGTAAAGCCGTGGCGCTGAAAGAAGCGATGGAGCCGGAGTTCAAAACCTACCAGCAGCAGGTAGCGAAAAACGCCAAAGCGATGGTAGAAGTGTTCCTGTCCCGCGGGTTCAACGTGGTGTCCGGCGGTACCGATAACCACCTGTTCCTGCTGGATCTGGTCAGCAAAAACCTGACCGGTAAAGACGCTGACGCGGCGTTGGGCCGCGCCAACATCACCGTAAACAAAAACAGCGTGCCGAACGATCCGAAGAGCCCGTTCGTGACCTCCGGTATCCGTATCGGTACGCCGGCGGCAACCCGTCGCGGTTTCAAAGAAGCGGAAGTGCGCGAACTGGCCGGCTGGATCTGCGATGTGCTGGACAACATCAGCGATGAAGCGGTTATTGAGCGCGTCAAACAGAAAGTGCTGGATATCTGCGCCCGTTTCCCGGTTTACGCCTGA
- a CDS encoding 3-phenylpropionate MFS transporter has product MVLQSTYWLALGYFTYFFSYGIFLPFWGGWLKGEGLSAEAIGILLGAGLVARFAGSLFITPLVKDPARLITVLRLLALLSVLTSIGFWLGSAWLWLMLVMIGFNLFFAPLIPLTDALAATWQKQIPLDYGRVRVWGSVAFVIGSAVTGQLVAVWGHQAILATLAAGLLSMLLGMALRPHVMPASVKRHQTQTAATPWLVLLREPAVWRFLLSVSLLQGAHAAYYGFSVIYWQQEGYSAAVIGYLWSLGVVAEIVIFALSKRLFGHWSASGLLMLSALCGVVRWSLMGATVSLPWLIVMQILHCGTFTVCHLAAMRFISSRDDADVLRLQAAYSALGTGGAVAVMTVVSGFLFEYLQGGTFWVMALLVLPAFMLRPQVSTRSR; this is encoded by the coding sequence ATGGTTCTGCAATCAACGTACTGGCTGGCGCTCGGCTATTTCACCTATTTTTTCAGCTATGGCATTTTTCTGCCATTCTGGGGCGGCTGGCTCAAAGGCGAGGGACTATCCGCCGAGGCGATCGGCATTCTGCTCGGCGCCGGGCTGGTGGCGCGGTTTGCCGGCAGCCTGTTCATTACCCCGCTGGTGAAAGACCCCGCCCGGCTGATTACCGTACTGCGGTTGCTGGCGTTGTTGTCAGTGCTGACCTCCATCGGATTCTGGCTGGGCAGCGCCTGGTTGTGGCTGATGCTGGTGATGATCGGCTTCAACCTGTTCTTCGCGCCATTGATTCCGCTTACGGATGCGCTGGCGGCGACCTGGCAAAAACAGATCCCGCTGGATTACGGCCGGGTGCGGGTGTGGGGCTCGGTTGCGTTTGTGATTGGCTCCGCCGTGACAGGGCAACTGGTGGCGGTTTGGGGGCATCAGGCGATTCTGGCGACACTGGCGGCGGGGCTGCTGTCGATGCTGCTGGGTATGGCGTTGCGGCCGCATGTGATGCCCGCCTCAGTCAAACGACACCAGACGCAGACGGCCGCCACGCCGTGGCTCGTCTTGCTGCGCGAACCGGCGGTCTGGCGCTTTCTGCTGAGCGTGTCCTTGTTACAGGGCGCTCATGCCGCCTACTACGGCTTTAGCGTCATTTACTGGCAGCAGGAGGGGTATTCGGCGGCGGTTATCGGTTATCTGTGGTCGCTGGGCGTGGTGGCGGAAATTGTCATTTTTGCGCTGAGCAAGCGTCTGTTTGGGCACTGGAGCGCGTCCGGGTTGCTGATGCTGTCCGCGCTGTGCGGCGTGGTGCGCTGGAGCCTGATGGGCGCGACGGTGTCGCTGCCGTGGCTTATCGTGATGCAGATTTTACATTGCGGCACCTTTACGGTTTGCCACCTGGCCGCCATGCGGTTTATCTCCTCACGCGACGATGCGGACGTGCTGCGCTTGCAGGCGGCCTATTCGGCGCTGGGCACCGGGGGCGCGGTCGCCGTGATGACGGTGGTGTCCGGCTTTCTGTTTGAGTACCTTCAGGGCGGAACCTTCTGGGTGATGGCGTTGCTGGTGCTGCCGGCGTTCATGCTGCGCCCGCAGGTGAGTACTCGCTCGCGCTGA